From a region of the Mercurialis annua linkage group LG1-X, ddMerAnnu1.2, whole genome shotgun sequence genome:
- the LOC126656362 gene encoding CBL-interacting serine/threonine-protein kinase 6 — MSVERTSSGNNNLLNGRYDLGRLLGHGTFAKVYHARNLQTGRSVAMKVVGKEKVIKVGMMEQVKREIAVMKMVKHPNIVELHEVMASKSKIYFAMELVRGGELFSKIAKGRLREDVARVYFQQLISAIDFCHSRGVYHRDLKPENLLLDEEGKLKVTDFGLSAFAEHLRQDGLLHTTCGTPAYVAPEVIGKKGYDGAKADLWSCGVILYVLLAGFLPFQDDNIVSMYRKIYRGDFKCPPWFSPEARRLVTKLLDPNPNTRITINKVMDSSWFKKSVLKSVRSKQEMEFDAFDGMKTGDKLKQSETLNAFHIISLSEGFDLSPLFEEKKREEKEELRFATMRPASSVISRLEEVAKAGKFSVKKSETKVRMQGQESGRKGKLGIAAEIFAVTPAFLVVEVRKDNGDTLEYNQFCSNELRPALKDIVWTSHADNPTLV; from the coding sequence ATGTCTGTCGAAAGAACAAGCAGCGGTAACAATAACCTCCTCAACGGTAGATACGACCTGGGCCGGTTACTCGGCCACGGAACTTTTGCGAAGGTCTACCACGCGCGTAATTTACAGACGGGGAGGAGCGTGGCCATGAAAGTTGTCGGGAAGGAGAAGGTTATAAAAGTCGGAATGATGGAGCAGGTTAAACGAGAAATCGCAGTGATGAAGATGGTGAAGCATCCCAACATCGTGGAATTACACGAAGTCATGGCGAGTAAATCTAAAATCTATTTCGCCATGGAACTGGTTCGAGGCGGCGAGTTATTTTCAAAGATTGCTAAAGGAAGATTGAGGGAAGATGTTGCTCGAGTTTATTTCCAACAGTTGATTTCCGCAATTGATTTCTGCCATAGCCGTGGCGTTTACCACCGCGATTTGAAGCCGGAAAATCTCCTCCTGGACGAAGAGGGTAAATTGAAAGTTACCGATTTTGGTCTGAGTGCTTTTGCTGAGCATTTACGGCAAGATGGGTTACTGCATACGACTTGCGGTACTCCGGCGTATGTGGCGCCGGAGGTCATCGGAAAGAAGGGTTATGATGGAGCTAAAGCAGATCTCTGGTCTTGCGGTGTTATTCTTTATGTTCTTCTCGCCGGTTTTTTGCCGTTTCAAGATGATAATATTGTTTCTATGTATAGAAAGATTTACCGCGGTGATTTCAAATGTCCGCCTTGGTTTTCACCTGAAGCTCGCAGATTGGTGACGAAGTTGCTGGATCCGAATCCGAATACCCGTATTACAATCAATAAGGTTATGGATTCATCCTGGTTTAAAAAATCAGTGCTTAAATCTGTTCGGAGTAAGCAGGAAATGGAATTCGACGCTTTCGACGGTATGAAAACCGGAGATAAACTAAAACAGTCGGAGACTCTGAATGCGTTTCATATCATATCTTTATCGGAAGGGTTCGATTTGTCGCCGTTGTTCGAGGAGAAAAAGAGGGAGGAGAAAGAAGAGCTGAGATTCGCGACGATGAGGCCGGCGAGCAGCGTGATTTCGAGACTGGAGGAGGTGGCGAAGGCCGGGAAATTCAGCGTGAAGAAGAGCGAAACGAAGGTGAGGATGCAGGGTCAAGAGAGTGGAAGGAAAGGGAAATTGGGTATAGCGGCGGAGATATTTGCGGTGACGCCGGCGTTTTTAGTGGTGGAGGTGAGGAAAGATAACGGTGATACTTTGGAATATAATCAATTCTGCAGCAATGAGCTGAGACCGGCGCTTAAGGACATTGTATGGACATCTCATGCTGATAATCCTACGCTTGTTTAA